The sequence below is a genomic window from Sneathiella sp. P13V-1.
TCCATACTTTCAATGCGTTGGTGGACCAGAATCATCAGATTATTATATCTGGTGACCGCTCCCCTACAGATCTTGAAGGCATGGAAGAGCGGATGCGCTCTCGCCTTGGCTGGGGACTTGTCGCTGATATACACCCGACAGACTACGAACTACGCCTTGGTATTTTGCAGTCCAAGGTCGAACAGGCTGAAGTGGATATTGACCACCGTATTCTGGAGTTTCTCGCCCATCGCATCACCTCCAACGTGCGGGAGCTGGAAGGCGCGCTGAACCGTGTTCTCGCTTATTCCGATCTGGTAGGACGCGCGGTGACGCTGGAAAGCACTCAGGAAGTCCTTCGCGACCTTCTTCGGGCCAATGATCGCCGGACGACCATTGAAGAGATCCAGAAGCGCGTAGCTGAGCATTTCAACATCCGCATGTCCGATATGCATTCCGCCCGCCGGGCCCGTGCAGTTGCGCGCCCACGCCAAGTGGCCATGTATCTGGCAAAACAGTTAACCACCCGATCTTTACCTGAAATTGGGCGAAAATTTGGGGGCAGGGACCATACAACGGTCATGCATGCTGTCCGCCAGATCGATAAATTGCGGGCTGATGACATTTCGCTTTCAGAGGACATCGAACTTCTGAAACGAATGCTGGAAAGCTGATTTCCCACAAAAATTCTGCCAATTGTCTGATTTTATCCGATTTTCTATTGCGAATCGGCAATATACGCCTGTTTTCAACAGGTTAAATGGCGCAATATTTGTTTGGGCCTGATCAGGGTATCTGATATAGTATTTTTGTTTCCTATCTGGCGAAACCGTTTTGAGATTCTCTGATTCATATTTTTGAATCAAAATCTTATTGGACACCGGCAGAGTTGGAAAGGGAGGCAAAAATTTTGGGGGAACGTTCCGTCGCACAAGTCATGTTCCCACCATCAAGTTAAGTCTGGAAGCCGATAGAACCAATGAAACTAACAATCGAACGCAGCACGCTGCTTACCGCATTGAACCATGTACAGAGTGTCGTCGAACGTCGGAATACCATTCCGATCCTGTCGAATATCCTGCTGAATGCGGAAAATGGATCTTTGGGCCTGACGGCAACGGATCTGGATCTTGCGATTAACGAACAGGCCGAAGCCGATATTCAGACACCGGGCGCCATTACCGCGCCGGCCCATCTGCTCTATGACATCGTTCGGAAACTTCCGGACGGATCCCAGATTGAAATTGCATATCAAGGCGAAGAAGGCCGCATTCTGGTCCGCGCAGGACGCTCACAGTTTGCCCTCTCCTGCCTGCCACGGGATGATTTCCCGATTATGGAAACAGGGGAACTGCCGTTCCGCTTCAGTGTTTCCACATCTGAGCTGAAACGCCTGATCGACAAGAGCCGTTTCGCCATCTCAACTGAGGAAACCCGTTATTACCTGAACGGTATTTATCTGCACGCCGCAGATAACGAAGGTATTCCCGTGCTTCGCGCTGTGGCAACGGACGGACACCGTCTGGCCCGTGTTGAAACACCGCTTCCTGCAAATGCGGAAAATATTCCAGGCATCATCATCCCGCGTAAAGCCGTGGGTGAGCTTCGCAAACTTATTGATGACAATGAAGGCGATGTTGCCATCTCCATGTCTGACAACCGTATCTGCTTCTCATTTGGTGGCTCTGTGCTCACCTCCAAGCTGATCGACGGCACCTTCCCGGATTACGAACGCGTTATCCCAAGCGGAAATGACAAGGTGCTGGAGCTGGATGGCCGCACATTTGCGCAGGCTGTAGATCGTGTCTCCACAATTTCCACAGAGAAATCCCGTGCCATTAAACTGGCACTGTCTGGTGATACGGTAACCCTGTCTGCGACAGGTGCAGATAGCGGCAGTGCAACCGAAGAACTGGCTGCCAGCTACCAGTCAGATTCCATGGAAATCGGTTTTAACTCCAAATATCTGCTGGATATCACAGGTCAGATTGAGGGTGATAATGCCCGCTTTATTCTAGCGGATGCTCAGTCCCCAACTATCGTACGTGACGGAACCGATGACGGTGCCCTTTACGTTCTGATGCCAATGCGCGTGTGATTTGCAGGTTTTTAGTATATCAAAACTGCACAGGAGCTTTCGTTGCCCCCTCTCGCTTTAACGCGACTGGTGCTGAACGACTTTCGTAATTACACGTATCTGAAACTGGATACGGATACACGGCCTGTTGTTCTGACCGGCCCCAATGGCAGCGGGAAAACAAACCTGCTGGAAGCCATCTCCTTTCTAAGCCCCGGACGGGGCTTACGCCGCGCGCGCCTGCATGATCCTGCGCGGCAAGATGGGGATGGGCAATGGGTGATTTCCGCCAACATCATCAATCAGGGATTTGAACATAAGGTGGGAAGCGGCCTGTTAAGGCCTGCGGGCGGCGGTCCTGGGTCTGAAAAGCGTACCGTTCGTATTGATGGTGTGGATGGAAAACGCACCTCCGATCTGGGGGAGATTTTTCAGGTAAGCTGGCTCACTCCACAAATGGACCGTCTCTTTACCGACACCGCAGGGGGGCGCCGCCGTTTTCTTGACCGCCTGACCTATGGATTTGATCCGGAGCATGCCAAACGAACCGCGTCTTTCGAAAAAATCATGAGACAGCGAAATCGGTTGCTGAAAGAAGGGCGTATGGACCCTCATTGGCTGAATTCTCTGGAGCACCAAATGGCGGAACTAGCCATCTCAATTATTGCGGCCAGAGGACAAACCATTGATCGACTCAATCAGGCCATGGAAGAGGGGAAAAATGGTGATAAAAATATCGTCATCGCCTTTCCAAAAGCGCTTCTTCAACTCACAGGTGCCCTTGAAGAGCGCATAAAGGATATGCCGGCCTTGATGGCGGAAGACAGCTACAAGCAAGCACTTGAAAATAATAGGAAAATTGACGCCGCAGCGGGAAGCACAACCCATGGCCCGCACCGTTCTGATCTCGGTGTTTTCCATCGGGAGAAGGACCAGGCGGCAGCTCTTTGCTCCACCGGTGAACAAAAAGCGCTATTAATTTCAATTATCCTGTCAAATGCACGCCTTCAGGCTGGATTACATGGCAAAGCACCGGTATTATTACTGGACGAAATTACGGCCCATTTGGACCGCTTCAGACGCTGTGCACTTTTCGATGAAATCTCACGCCTGAACATGCAGGCCTGGATGACCGGAACCGACGAAGCGCTGTTTGCGGAATTTGCAGATCGGGCACAATTTTTTACGGTTGAAAACGGGACCCTGACGCGGGTTTGACACGTTGGATATTAAGGGAAGTGACGTATGAGTGAAGAACAGGTATCCGCCGAGGAATATGGCGCAGAGTCGATCAAGGTTCTAAAAGGCCTTGATGCCGTGCGAAAGCGCCCCGGTATGTATATCGGCGATACTGATGATGGCTCCGGTCTGCACCACATGGTCTATGAGGTGGTGGATAACGCCATCGACGAAGCATTGGCAGGGTATTGTGATCTGGTTTACGTCTCTCTGAACAGCGACGGCTCCGTCACCGTGCGTGACAATGGTCGTGGTATTCCCGTTGATATCCACGAAGAGGAAGGCGTCTCTGCCGCTGAGGTGATTATGACCCAGTTGCACGCCGGTGGTAAGTTCGACCAGAATTCCTATAAGGTTTCCGGTGGTCTGCATGGTGTGGGTGTCTCCGTTGTGAACGCCTTGTCCGTGAAGCTGGATATGAAAATCTGGCGTAACGGTAAAGAGCATCAGATCAGCTTCTCCCACGGTGACGCTATTGATCGCCTCGCAGTTACAGGTGATGCCCCTATTCGCGAAGATAAGGGGGAACCTTTAACCGGTACAGAAGTTACCTTCCTGCCTTCAAAAGAAACTTTCTCGGCTGTTGAGTTTGATTTTGCAACGCTGGAGCATCGCTTGAGGGAGCTGGCCTTCCTGAACTCCGGTGTTCATATTCAGCTTAACGACTTCCGTGGCAGCGAACCTATTACAACAGACCTTCACTATGAAGGTGGTATTGCGGCATTTGTTCAGTATCTGGATAAATCCAAGACTCCACTGATCAGCGAAACCATCAATTTCGATTCTGAAAAAGACGGCATTGGTGTGGAAGTGTCTTTGGAATGGAACGACAGTTATCATGAAAATGTACTGTGTTTTACCAACAACATCCCTCAGCGTGATGGCGGGACTCACCTTGCAGGTTTCCGCGCGGCCTTGACCCGTACCATCAACAAATATGCCACCAGCAGCGGCATTGCAAAGAAGGAAAAGGCCTCCATCACGGGTGATGACGCCCGTGAAGGTCTGACCTGCGTTGTTTCCGTGAAGGTACCGGATCCAAAATTCTCCTCCCAGACCAAAGACAAACTGGTCTCCAGTGAGGTTCGTCCAATTGTTGAAAGCTGTGTCAATGATGCGCTGGATCAATGGTTTGAAGAGCATCCGAAAGATGCCAACAATATCATCACCAAGATCTTTGAGGCCGCCGCAGCGCGTGAAGCGGCCCGTAAAGCCCGTGAACTTACCCGCCGTAAAGGCGCGCTCGATATCTCAAGCCTGCCAGGCAAACTGGCTGACTGTCAAAGTAAGGACCCGGCTATTTCTGAACTCTTCCTGGTGGAGGGTGATAGTGCGGGCGGTTCTGCAAAACAGGGCCGTGATCGCCATAATCAGGCGGTTCTTCCGCTTCGCGGTAAAATCCTGAACGTGGAACGGGCTCGTTTCGACCGGATGCTGTCTTCTCAGGAAATCGGCACGATTATTACTGCGCTTGGTACCGGTATTGGTGCAGAAGAGTTCAATATCGAAAAAGCGCGGTATCAGAAAATCATCATCATGACGGACGCGGACGTGGACGGATCGCACATTCGGACCCTTCTGCTCACCTTCTTCTATCGCCAGATGCCTGAACTTGTCGAAAAAGGTTATCTTTATATTGCGCAGCCACCTTTATACAAAGTAACCCGTGGTAAATCCTCCGTTTATTTGAAAGACGAAGCCGCCATGGAGGACTACCTGATTGAGCAGGGTATTGAGGACGTGATCCTAACTCTTGCCAATGGGGAACAACGGAGCGGTCACGACCTTCTGCAATTGATCAATCATGCCCGCGTCTGCCGTGATCTTATCACCTCCGTGGCTCGCCCAAGTACAATGGGCGTGGTTGAACAGGTTGCGATCGCCGGTGCACTCAGTGATGATGTTCTTGCCGACCCTCAAAAAGGTCCGGAAGCCGCCAACTTTGTCGCAGCCCGTCTGGATGCCATGTCGTCTGAAACTGAACGGGGATGGAACGGTGAGATTATGCCGGACTTCAGTATCAGATTCGCTCGCGAGGTACGAGGCGTTACTGAAAGCCTTCATGTGGACAGCAACCTGATTAACTCCACCCAAGCGGCGCAGTTGAACGACATGAAGGAAGAGCTTGCAGAAGTTTATGGCAAAGCGGCAACCTTCGCCTTTAAAGAAACAACGCAGACCATCAATTCCCCAATTGAACTTCTGGAAGCCGTACTGACTATCGGACGTAAAGGCCTTTCCATGCAGCGTTATAAGGGTCTCGGTGAAATGAACCCGGATCAGCTTTGGGAGACAACACTGGATTCCGAGGCGCGGACTTTGCTGCAGGTGAAAGTAAGCCATGGTGATGAAGCCGACGAGGTGTTCTCCACCTTGATGGGTGACGTGGTGGAGCCACGCCGTGACTTTATCCAGCAAAATGCTCTGAAAGTACGAACTCTGGATGCTTAAAAAGTGTCTGTTTTGATTAACGGTTGCTTAAATAGTTAAAGATAGTAATTCTAATACGCCCCCTTATAGGGGGGCAGGATAACAACGAGTAGGCGCGACATGAAAAAATCGGTAATTCTTGCATCCATGGTGGCTTCTTTTCTGATGTCTGGTACTGCTTTTGCGGCGGGTAAAGCATCAAAGGAACAGCAAGATGATGCCGAATATATGATGCGCAAAATTGTGGAAGACATCCACGCCCGTAAACTGCGCACCACGGTTACGGACACAACACTGGATAAATCCATTCAGGTTGTGGGCGCCCCTGTAAAATTTATGGACAAGAAGAAGGGGAAAAACTCCAAAGAGCTTTTCGCCTGCGCCCATGTTTCCTTGAAAACCAAAATCCGCAATGGCAAAAAAGTGGTACATCAGGTCAAACGCACCGATGAGCTATGTAAGGGAACAAAAAGCGGCAAAGTCCTATATGTGGCTGATATCCGCTGACAGGAATGCTGAGCCTGCCTAAAAAGGCTCTTTTTGTTGCCTTAAATTTGCACCACTTCTCCGTCAGGTTTATCTTGCATATGAGTGTAAGAAATAAACTGTTATTGCGGGCTTGATGACAAACAAAAAACCCACAGGATCGTCCGGAAAAGGGCATAGCACACCGCGATATGATCAGCGGAAGCCCCCAACCAATGGCGGCAAGAAACCTGCGAAAAAGCCCGCGCCAAAATCAAAAGCCAAACAGGCACCCGAGAGTCAAGAAGCCGCATCTGGTGGATGGGGAACAATGCTGCTCAACTGGGGTGGCACCGTAATCCTTTGGGGCATTTTGTTTGTCGGGGCCGTGATGGGCTATTTCGCTTACACCCTTCCCGATATTTCCGGCATCAATGACATTCAAAAACGTCCTTCCATGGTCTTGGAAGCCTCAAACGGCACCCGGTTTGCGACCTATGGCGACCTATATGGGAAGATGTTGAAGCCTGGTGAAATCCCGCAAGTGATGAAAAATGCCATTCTGGCAACAGAGGACGCCCACTTTTACGACCATTTTGGCATCAACCCCTTTAGTCTGGTCCGGGCAGCGTGGCGAAACTATGAAGCCGGCCGCGTAGTTGAAGGCGGTAGTACGATCACACAACAGCTCGCCAAGAACCTGTTTCTGACCCCCGAGCGCAGTATCGCCCGCAAGATCCGGGAAGTTCTCCTGGCTTTCTGGCTGGAGGCCAATTACAGCAAAGAAGAAATTCTGGCGCTCTATCTGAATCGAGTTTATTTCGGATCCGGTACATATGGGATCGACGCCGCTACCCGCAAATACTTCTCCAAACCCGTCGCTAAACTCTCAACGGCCGAAGCCGCCATGCTGGCAGGCCTTGTCAAAGCGCCGACATATTATGCCCCAACGGTTAGCCTGAACCGCGCGCAGCAACGCTCCACCGTTGTAATGCGCCGGATGCAAGCGGTGGGACATTTGACAAAAACTGAAGCCGACAAATTGGTGAAACAGCCAGCGACTTTGCGGCATGCAGGCAGTAATTTCAGGAATGTCCGTTATTATTCCGACTGGGTTGTCAGCGAAGTGCGCAGCTTCATTGGGCGCAGCGACCTTGATCTGGTGATCCGTACCACACTGGACCTAAATCTTCAAAAGGCCGCAGAAACATCCATTGAACGCACCCTTGCCAAACAAGGCAAAAAATTTGATGTGGAGCAGGCAGCCATGGTCGCCATGGGACCAAAAGGGGATGTGCTTGCCATGGTGGGCGGGCGGAAATACGCATCGTCTTCCTTCAACCGGGCCACATCCGCAAAACGTCAACCGGGCTCCGTCTTCAAAACCGTTGTTTTCGCAGCAGGCTTTGAAAATGGTCGAAACCCCAATGACATTTATCAAGACAAGCCCGTTAATATTGGCGGATGGAAGCCCAATAACTATACCCGACGCTATCAGGGACCCATGTCCCTGCGGAGCGCATATGCGCAGTCTATAAATACGGTTGCCGTTCGCCTTGCCGAGGATATTGGACGGGGCAGGGTGGCCGACATGGCCAAAACACTGGGACTTACGGGATCTTTTCCAACGCATCCCTCCATTTCCCTTGGCACCAACGAAGTGACGCTGATTGAGATGACGTCCGCATATGCCATTATCGCCAATGGAGGCAGCGGAGTTTTGCCCTATGGTGTTCTTGAAATCCGCACCAAGGGTGGGGAGGTCCTCTACAAACGTCAAAGTTCAGGCAAAGGTCGTATGATTAGTGGGCGGACCGTCAATAATATGCGGGATATCATGTCCCACACACTGACCAATGGGACCGGACGCGCGGCAAATCCAGGATTTGCGGCGGCAGGCAAAACCGGCACTACGCAAGATTATCGCGACGCGTGGTTTATCGGATTTACGCCTGATTTGGTGGCTGGTGTCTGGTTTGGCAATGATAATGGCTCCCCCACCAAGAAGGTCACCGGCAGTAACCTGCCAGCGGTAACCTGGAAGTCTTTCATGCAGGAAGCGAAGGGCAAGAAACCAGCGCCCCAATTTGTGGCGGTTGCCGAGAAACCGCTGGAGGATCAGACAAGCATCTGGCAGCGGATCTTAAACACCTTCAGCGACAGTGCCGATGGCCGCCCTACTGGGGGTAATACGCCTGCCTCTAAGGTAGAGAGGGCATATCCCCGTGAGGATGATGCCCGCCCATAATCTCTTAGTCCATCATGCCGCCCATGGCACGTTCGAGGATGAAGTCCATAGGGGCATCTTCCGGCAAGGCCCCGTAAACATGACCGCCATCGCGCCCCAGGCGAGAGGCGGTAAAGGTATGAGATACTTCTTTCGGAGCATGACGTAGCAGGATATTTGCCTGCAGAAGTTTCGCGAGCTGCTCTGTGAGCCAACGGGCGCGGCTTTGCGGAATATTTCCGCTTTCAAGGACATCTACAATTTCGGCAAAGGCAGTATCGTAATCCGGATGTTCTCCTGTGGCTCGGCTAAGCTCAACAATAAGGGCCTTTGTGCTTTCCGGCTCCCGCGACATTGCCCGCAAAACATCAAGGCACATCACATTCCCGGAGCCTTCCCAGATGCTGTTGACCGGGCTTTCACGGTAGATCCGACCCAACATATTTTCTTCGATATAGCCGGAACCGCCAAAGCATTCCATCGCTTCATACGTGAAATTCGGAGTGCGCTTGCAAACCCAGTATTTTCCAATAGCCGTAGCAATACGTTTGTATCCATCTTCCAAAGGATCAGACGGCGCGCGGTCAAAAGCCCCTGCTACCCGCATCATCAATTGAGTTGCCGCTTCACTTTCAAGTGCCATGTCCGCCAGAAGGTTTCGCATCAACGGCTGTTCAATAAGGCGACGCTGAAACGCCCGGCGATGTGATGTATGGTAGAAAACCTGTGTCAGGGCGCTTCGCATCAGGGCTGCAGATCCCATAATGCAGAACAGACGTGTATGCTGCACCATCTCGATAATAGTGGGAACACCGCGCCCTTCTGCGCCCACCATGACGGCGTAGGTGTCAATAAACTCCATTTCGCTGGAGGCGTTGGACCTGTTCCCTACTTTGTCCTTCAAACGCTGGATGAACAGGTTGTTACGTGTTCCGTCCGGCTTCCAGCGCGGCAGGAAAAAGCAGGTAAGTCCTTGATCTGTATAGGCCAGCGTCAGAAACGCATCGGACATAGGGGCTGAGCAGAAAAACTTGTGGCCATTGAGAAGATATTCCGCGCCCGGTCCTGTTTTTTCACCAAGCGGGGTTGCTTTGGTGCTGTTGGCACGAACGTCACTGCCGCCCTGCTTTTCCGTCATGAACATGCCCATTGTCATGGCGGTTTTTTCGGAGACCGGAATAGATCTTTCGTCATATTCATCGGACATCAAAAGATCCTGAAGCGGACCTGCAACATCCTCCTGAACCTTCAACGCAGGGTAAACCGCATATGTCATCGCCATCGGGCAGGAAACACCACCTTCTGTCTGGTTAAAGATAAAGGCTTTTGCCATTTGCGCTGCATGAGCACCAGGCCGCCCTTCATGGACCCATGCCAGATTATGGATCCGCCCCTTCATCGCCATGGACATCAGATTGTGATAGGCCGGGTGGAATTCCACTTCGTTCAAACGTCGCCCTTGCGGATCAAAAGGTTTAAGTTCCGGGCTGAACTTATCGGCAAGCCGTGCCTGTTCTCTGGCATGAACCGATCCCATAATAGCCCCAAATTCCCGTATTTCTGAAAAAGCCCAGTCAGCTTCTTCTCGGTTGACGCCTTCTTTCAAGGCAGCATCGATATTGAAATAGTTAATATCACCCATGGCAGGTGGCTGATTTTCAACATCATGGGTGGGAAGCTCAGTCATTGGGGAACGGTTAGGCATACTCTTCTCGACGCTTACAGTTTACGTAAACGTAAACATGAACCAACCGATATATTTTTGCAAGACGATCTTCCGATTTTAATAATAACCAGTTGAATTTATTATCGGATTGAACCCGGATTCCGGAAAATAGTCATATGGAAGAAAACAAAGGTTACAATCGCCATAACAAAGACAATAATCACCATGGGGATCTCGGTTCCGTTAAACAAGTTACCCGCTAACGCCCCCATTAATCCTGCAACACCCAAAATAATAAAACCGCTAAGCGCCGAGGCCGCGCCTGCTTTTTCAGGGAAAGGGTGCATGGCACCTGCCTGACATTGAGGCATGACCATACCAACACCAATATTGTAGAAGATCATCGGAACAACCAGCATTACTGGACTTCCATAGCCGTTCAGAAAAAGCACCAGCAATAATGAGCCCCCAAACAGGGACACAAACACCCCGACCTGCAGTGAAAACCGCAAAGTTGATAGCTGGGTTACTTTTGGACCAATGAGGGTCCCGGTCATAAAGCCGATCACAACAGATCCAAAATAATATCCAAATCTGTCCACTGGCAGTTCATAAACCGTGATCAGAACAAAAGATGAAGACGAAATATAGGTAAAAAACCCGGCAAAGCAGAAGGAAGCCGTCAGAACATATCCCAAATATTCCCGCGACTTCAGAAGATCGGCATAATTGGAGATGATATTTCGCAGCCGCAAGGACGATTTATGGTGATCATCCAAAGATTCATCAATTGAAACCAATAATATAATGGCAACCAACGCCCCATAGGTTCCCAGGAAGAAGAATATCCCCTGCCACCCGTAGTAAGTGGCGATATATCCTCCAAATACAGGTGCAATGGCAGGCGCCACAGCCATAATTGTCCCGATGCGGGAAAGCTGTTTCGCTGAATCCTTCAGCTCAAACAAATCCCGCACCATCGCCCGAGGGACTACAACTCCTGTGCAAACGCCGAAACTCTGGATGATCCGGTAGAAAGTCATTTCGACCACATTGTTGGCGTACATACAACCATAGGAAGCGAGAATAAAAACCGCCAGACCCACAAATAATGTCTTCTTACGACCAAACCGGTCTGAGATTGGTCCCACGACAAGCTGGAAGGCCGCGATCCCGATCATGAAGGCGCTTAACGTCCACTGCACCTCATCAACGCTGGCGGAAAAGGCTTCTTGCATTGCCGGCAGGCTGGGCAGGTACATATCCGTTGACAAGGCCCCCAGGGCCACCGACATCGACAGAAACACCGTGTAGCTAAAAGTGTCAGGCTTAAGCTTCATAACTCGGAGGAAGTGCCCTTTTTTGGAAATTTTTATTATACGCTAATTAGTTGTATCATATTTATGCAAATATGTACCATTAATTTTGAGCCATTTTCTATGTTGCTCAAAGGCAGGGCAATAGGCTTCCACCAGACGCCAGAAGGCGGGGCCATGATCCAAATGGACTAAGTGGGAAAGCTCATGAATCACAATATATTCAAATACTTCCTCTGGCATCATCACCAGTCGCCAGGAGAAGTTTAATGACCCGGTGGATGAACAGCTTCCCCATCTGGTTTTCTGGTCCCGAACAGTAATTTTCCGATAGCGAACCCCCATATGACCAGCCCAGTACTGACACTGTTCATGAAGACGCTCTTTAGCCTGCTTTCTCAACCATTCTTTTATACGGCGGGGAATATGAGGCTGGTCTGCATTGACAATGATTTGTCCATTTTCAACCAGAACACCCCCACGAAGGCGAGGCCCTTGTGCAATTTCATGCGACGTGCCCAGATAGGGGATAAGCTCCCCGACATTGAAGCTCTGCCGTTTAGGTAATTTGGTAATTTGTCTTGCTATCCAGACCCGTTCAGCTTCTGCAAACCTGTAGGCAGCTTCCACACCCACGCGCGCAGGAATAACGATTTGGACGTTACGGGGGTATCGAATTTTAAGGCGCATTTTTTTGGCGCGCGGGGATCGTTTAATCTCTAGGGGAATTTTCTCCCCCTCAAGAATAAAACACGGATCTTTTCCGATCAGCAGCTGAATATCCTGATAAGATCCTATGGAATATCCTCCTCAGGCCACTCAACAATATAATCCTCAGGATCTTTCGCTTTGCGTTCGGACACCACGCGGCCACGGGCTGAAATCCCAGCTTCATGTACCGTTTCGCTGGATCCCGATACCAGAGGATGCCACCAGGCAAGGGTCTTCCCCTCATATAACCGGCGATAGGCACAGGTTTTCGGCATCCACTCCAATTGCTCAATCAGTTTTGGGGTAATGGTGATGCAGTCAGGAACCAAAATCGCCCGCCGTTCATAATTCATGCAGCGACAATTACCCAGATCAAGCTGACGACAGGCGATGTTGGTATAGGCAACTTCACCCGTATCTTCATCTTCCAGCTTCAACAGGCAGCATTTGGCACAGCCATCGCACAGGCTTTCCCACTGCTCCAGTGTCATCTGGTCAAGCGGTGTTGTTTCCCAAAAGGGCTGATCGGTCACGTTGGATCCTTAACGTAGAACTTTAACTGATGTCCTACTTACCATGCTTTCGCATGAATTTGCCAATCCGTGGTGCAATAAATTTGGAGAATTTTGACCCATTGAAGACGCCATAATGACCAACGCCTTTCTGTTCATAATGTTCCCGCTTCTCTTTTGGAAGATTTGTACAGAGATCATGGGCCGCAACCGTCTGGCCCGGACCTGAGATATCATCCAGCTCCCCCTCAACAGTCATCAAGGCTGTTTTGGTGATTTTTGTCGTATCAACAAGGCGATCCCCGCGATACATCATCTCACCCTTGGCAAGGGATTGCTTCTGGAACACTGTTTCGATGGTTTGCAGATAAAATTCCGCGCTCAAATCCATCACCGCAT
It includes:
- the recF gene encoding DNA replication/repair protein RecF (All proteins in this family for which functions are known are DNA-binding proteins that assist the filamentation of RecA onto DNA for the initiation of recombination or recombinational repair.), translated to MPPLALTRLVLNDFRNYTYLKLDTDTRPVVLTGPNGSGKTNLLEAISFLSPGRGLRRARLHDPARQDGDGQWVISANIINQGFEHKVGSGLLRPAGGGPGSEKRTVRIDGVDGKRTSDLGEIFQVSWLTPQMDRLFTDTAGGRRRFLDRLTYGFDPEHAKRTASFEKIMRQRNRLLKEGRMDPHWLNSLEHQMAELAISIIAARGQTIDRLNQAMEEGKNGDKNIVIAFPKALLQLTGALEERIKDMPALMAEDSYKQALENNRKIDAAAGSTTHGPHRSDLGVFHREKDQAAALCSTGEQKALLISIILSNARLQAGLHGKAPVLLLDEITAHLDRFRRCALFDEISRLNMQAWMTGTDEALFAEFADRAQFFTVENGTLTRV
- the dnaN gene encoding DNA polymerase III subunit beta — protein: MKLTIERSTLLTALNHVQSVVERRNTIPILSNILLNAENGSLGLTATDLDLAINEQAEADIQTPGAITAPAHLLYDIVRKLPDGSQIEIAYQGEEGRILVRAGRSQFALSCLPRDDFPIMETGELPFRFSVSTSELKRLIDKSRFAISTEETRYYLNGIYLHAADNEGIPVLRAVATDGHRLARVETPLPANAENIPGIIIPRKAVGELRKLIDDNEGDVAISMSDNRICFSFGGSVLTSKLIDGTFPDYERVIPSGNDKVLELDGRTFAQAVDRVSTISTEKSRAIKLALSGDTVTLSATGADSGSATEELAASYQSDSMEIGFNSKYLLDITGQIEGDNARFILADAQSPTIVRDGTDDGALYVLMPMRV
- a CDS encoding transglycosylase domain-containing protein, with amino-acid sequence MTNKKPTGSSGKGHSTPRYDQRKPPTNGGKKPAKKPAPKSKAKQAPESQEAASGGWGTMLLNWGGTVILWGILFVGAVMGYFAYTLPDISGINDIQKRPSMVLEASNGTRFATYGDLYGKMLKPGEIPQVMKNAILATEDAHFYDHFGINPFSLVRAAWRNYEAGRVVEGGSTITQQLAKNLFLTPERSIARKIREVLLAFWLEANYSKEEILALYLNRVYFGSGTYGIDAATRKYFSKPVAKLSTAEAAMLAGLVKAPTYYAPTVSLNRAQQRSTVVMRRMQAVGHLTKTEADKLVKQPATLRHAGSNFRNVRYYSDWVVSEVRSFIGRSDLDLVIRTTLDLNLQKAAETSIERTLAKQGKKFDVEQAAMVAMGPKGDVLAMVGGRKYASSSFNRATSAKRQPGSVFKTVVFAAGFENGRNPNDIYQDKPVNIGGWKPNNYTRRYQGPMSLRSAYAQSINTVAVRLAEDIGRGRVADMAKTLGLTGSFPTHPSISLGTNEVTLIEMTSAYAIIANGGSGVLPYGVLEIRTKGGEVLYKRQSSGKGRMISGRTVNNMRDIMSHTLTNGTGRAANPGFAAAGKTGTTQDYRDAWFIGFTPDLVAGVWFGNDNGSPTKKVTGSNLPAVTWKSFMQEAKGKKPAPQFVAVAEKPLEDQTSIWQRILNTFSDSADGRPTGGNTPASKVERAYPREDDARP
- the gyrB gene encoding DNA topoisomerase (ATP-hydrolyzing) subunit B, translated to MSEEQVSAEEYGAESIKVLKGLDAVRKRPGMYIGDTDDGSGLHHMVYEVVDNAIDEALAGYCDLVYVSLNSDGSVTVRDNGRGIPVDIHEEEGVSAAEVIMTQLHAGGKFDQNSYKVSGGLHGVGVSVVNALSVKLDMKIWRNGKEHQISFSHGDAIDRLAVTGDAPIREDKGEPLTGTEVTFLPSKETFSAVEFDFATLEHRLRELAFLNSGVHIQLNDFRGSEPITTDLHYEGGIAAFVQYLDKSKTPLISETINFDSEKDGIGVEVSLEWNDSYHENVLCFTNNIPQRDGGTHLAGFRAALTRTINKYATSSGIAKKEKASITGDDAREGLTCVVSVKVPDPKFSSQTKDKLVSSEVRPIVESCVNDALDQWFEEHPKDANNIITKIFEAAAAREAARKARELTRRKGALDISSLPGKLADCQSKDPAISELFLVEGDSAGGSAKQGRDRHNQAVLPLRGKILNVERARFDRMLSSQEIGTIITALGTGIGAEEFNIEKARYQKIIIMTDADVDGSHIRTLLLTFFYRQMPELVEKGYLYIAQPPLYKVTRGKSSVYLKDEAAMEDYLIEQGIEDVILTLANGEQRSGHDLLQLINHARVCRDLITSVARPSTMGVVEQVAIAGALSDDVLADPQKGPEAANFVAARLDAMSSETERGWNGEIMPDFSIRFAREVRGVTESLHVDSNLINSTQAAQLNDMKEELAEVYGKAATFAFKETTQTINSPIELLEAVLTIGRKGLSMQRYKGLGEMNPDQLWETTLDSEARTLLQVKVSHGDEADEVFSTLMGDVVEPRRDFIQQNALKVRTLDA